In one window of Electrophorus electricus isolate fEleEle1 chromosome 15, fEleEle1.pri, whole genome shotgun sequence DNA:
- the or112-1 gene encoding olfactory receptor 52K1, with product MTEEFQGANFSYTNFIFAGFPEIFQYRKLLFLPFFLSYILVMVGNSLMLFVIKNTKSLHSPMYMLVSALAVVDIIVPTAIVPAMLLSLLFDLNEISLVGCLIQMFFIHFFSSVESTILLAMALDRSVAICNPLRYNAIMNSSMFVKLLLFTLIRSGTIMSVLVCLAASLSFCRSNIIHHCYCDHMALVSLACNSTAKNNAMGIAVIVCFAGIDISVIFCSYVKILHVVLRAAAGEQRSKALHTCGTHLIVMMCFYFVGSVTFLSHNLSIPIPLGVNTFLGITYIVVPACINPIIYGVRTKEIQKALLKMFKIHVNRVFTVKVSTLNF from the coding sequence ATGACTGAGGAATTTCAAGGAGCAAATTTCTCATACACAAACTTCATTTTTGCTGGATTTCCAGAGATCTTTCAATATAGGAAATTACTTTTCTTACCATTTTTCCTGAGTTACATATTGGTTATGGTTGGAAATTCTTTAATgctttttgtaattaaaaatacaaaaagtctTCATAGCCCGATGTACATGTTAGTATCTGCCTTGGCCGTGGTTGACATTATTGTACCTACTGCAATTGTTCCAGCTATGCTGCTCAGTTTACTCTTTGACTTAAATGAAATATCTTTAGTTGGATGTTtgatacaaatgttttttatacactttttttcctctgtcgaGTCTACCATTCTTTTAGCAATGGCTCTGGATCGCTCTGTAGCTATCTGCAATCCACTTCGATATAATGCAATCATGAACTCatcaatgtttgtaaaattacTGCTTTTTACTTTGATCAGGAGTGGCACAATAATGTCTGTTCTGGTTTGTTTAGCTgcatctttgtctttctgtcgGTCCAATATTATTCATCATTGCTACTGTGACCACATGGCTCTTGTTAGTTTAGCCTGTAATTCAACTGCAAAGAATAATGCAATGGGCATTGctgtcattgtttgttttgctggaATTGATATATCTGTCATTTTCTGCTCCTATGTGAAAATCTTGCACGTGGTGCTGAGAGCTGCGGCAGGTGAGCAGAGATCAAAAGCACTTCATACTTGTGGTACTCACCTGATTGtaatgatgtgtttttattttgtgggAAGTGTCACTTTTCTCTCCCATAACCTTAGTATTCCGATTCCATTGGGTGTCAACACCTTTCTGGGTATCACATACATAGTTGTTCCTGCATGCATTAATCCAATTATCTATGGGGTTCGAAcgaaagaaatacagaaagcactattaaaaatgttcaaaatacatGTCAATAGGGTGTTTACAGTAAAGGTTTCAACTTTGAATTTCTGA